GCCACCATAGTAATTAGACAAAAAAGAAACTGTACCATCGGGTGTTATTCcaactaaatattttacagtATAATGGTGTTTATAATTTGACCAACAAGCTGCAGCTATCTCCAAACTAGACGGTGTTTCAATAAAGAGTTCAGAACAATCAATTATTACAGAGCATTTTGGATAGTACTTTCTGAACATGGTTggtaaatttctttttataatatttctgtTTGGAAAATGTATAATCCATTTTAACTCAAGAGAAAATAGTTTTATCCATGTTATAAATACTGAACTGACTACAGAAGTAGAAATCATAAAACGATGAGCAAGATTTTCAGTTAAAAGAGCTGAGCGTAAACGATTCATTACAAGAAGAATTTCTTGCTGCAATGTTAGAGATTTTAAtgctattgtttttaaatctcttGGCGAACATAAGTCTTTAGTTGTATTTTTCTCACCCTTCCAGTAGTGCATTATATTTTCTTTCCTCTGCAAATAAGAAAATAACATTTCAAAGATATTTGAATTTGCTAGGCCAGTAAAAAATTGAACATCAGAATCTCTagttaaattagcaaaaatcaTTGATCCTCGTATTGGTTCATTACACTGAATAGATTTATCACAAATTTCACTTTCTATAGCTAAACttgtagaaaaaatatttgaatctgATTCCACAATAAGAtccaattttttaagttttcttctttttgtagGAGATTCCTTATATGCATTACGAATATTCAAATACAAAGTTGGAATAGGTGAAGCAAAAGTAGGTTTTCCAAACTCAAAAAGATTAGAGCAAACCACTTTATTATGAgaaactgtaaaatttaataaaccttttctAACTTGATTTACCCACTGATGTATTTTTCAGAGTCTTTaggaaaataatgaaattttagcTCTGTTACTTGACTTCTTTTGAGTAACCTATCCGGATACCTAGAATCGTTATTACAACCAGCAACACAGCAACGGTAGTTTggcattttataattatattttatttatctataataataaaaaattcatgatATAAAACATCAAACCATAAATCTAAGCgctagataataaaaataattggaaGTAGGTCTTCagctttgatttaaaaaaacgaactttGTTGTTTGTTTGCCCTGATTACCCGAAATGCATTTCGCAACCGCGAAAAGGtctaatgcaattaaaaatttaacaaaaagtaattttaacttcaagttttttctgttttattttagagcttatatattttttcataaaaattgtattgctttttctttagtttttttaatttttttcctagtgTAAGTTTAGCTTAACGTTTTTTCAGCTtatttctgaaatgtttaaatcatcaaaatacCTAAATAGTTGTTGTcaagttgtaaacaaaaaacaatcatttgcgtggtcagcaatagcgttCAATTGCACGCTGTTCCTGTGTATGCTTTTGTAGAATTTATTTTGTAGATTTTATTTCTCGTCGGTCAAAATGTCCGATTAAATTGATTGGACAATCTGAGGTTTTAGCCAGACAACGTCAGACCATTAAAttgagccctgtatatatatgtgttaaattaagccttgtatatatatatacatatatatatatatatatatatatatatatatatatatatatatatatatatatatatatatatatatatatatatatatatatatatatatatatatatatatatatatatatatatatatatatttatatatatacactaataaaccagtttaaaaaagtttaaaaatgttttaaataatgaattGTTTGCCCAAAACAAACCCTCAGTGGATGTGGTGTCACTTCCTTACAGGAGCAGACTATAAGAttgtcgatgtagcaacacttgcTGCATGTTTTACTGCAAAAAAGCAACACTCCTTTCATGttttacctatttgtcagttgatgtagcaggaCATTATTAttgcttgttattttttaattaaaaacaattttaactatAACTGATccaaaagattttcaaaaataaatttttgaaacagatttattattcttgttttttaaaaagaatgagctttataaactatattattagttgaaaaaataaatttaaaatattacttaggGATTACCCTACCTTGTATACTTCATATAAAGATTTACATAATTTGGGGTAAAAATATTACTTGTAAATTTCAGGTATAATCCTATTAAAATTGCGCCATGGAAGTTTGACCATAGAAAGTcaaatactaaattattttgattcaaTAACACGCATAtgcaaattaaagtttattatagtGTTTCAGAAATTTGGCCTCTAAGTTATTAatgcttctttaaaaaaatacactttgTTTATGTAAATTAGTGTCTAAAGgtcaatcaaaatatttcagTGTCTTTCCAAACACTTACGGCTCAAAATAttgacaatataaaaaagttagaacAGATAATTgcctcttttaatttttttatattgtcaaTAATTCTTCTGCAAGAAAACCATTGCTTGGCCCATTAATCAGCAATAAAGTTATATGACTCTATTATTGATTCTTTTTTGTAAGAAAGCTTTTGAGTAAGAAAGCTTTTTATTGCTTGAAATAGGCCCTGGTTTAGATAAAAGAATCACCAGCAAATTCATTGAGTCCTAATAAGACTTATATCCTTTACATAAGTATCGAACACTTATCATTTCTGCtgtatttcttaatttaataactGGTAGGTTAAAATTAAATCAGAGAGTTACTAGTCAACTCATTAAAgtgatgtttataaaaaagcaaactcTGAGTTCACAAAATGCCTAAGAATTAGCTCACGAACAAGAATACACGTTGACAAGGATAATGCACTAAACCTGAAacagtttgtttcatttttagaaTCTGTATTTACTGCGGTGGTGTCAAAAATTACAAcgcaaattaaatttaataaattaaattccaaaataattttgtgtcACATGTTAAATATGGTGATAGAGTTGCCTTTCTCTAACATTTTTAACCTAAAATTTAGACTTTGATTTAGTAATGCAAGttctataaaaatgttgtttgtcTTACCATCAAAATGTAAGCTGCAcatatctttagaaaaattaattgacCAAATCGAGTTTATTTTATATGCGAGTGTTGTAGATgctttttagattaaattttgtCTTAGATTAAATTTCACCTGAACTACTAGAATCGTCTGTATCATCAAACAATTgactataatttatttaagtactttttttaggtgaaaggttttgtataataaaataaatataataaatattgtattgacCTTTGCATCCATTAGGAGATATCGAAAGTTCATAAAAGAGTTTGgctttcataattttaaatgtaacaatTTTGGGTTTTAAGTCAAATAATTTATCCaagatatttatattacttGTCTTATTTGtgcattttattgatttaaacaaaaacttataattttgaattaCATCTCTTGGTCAATAAATATTACCCAATATGTTGTCTTCCTAATATCTATTTGTCTGGCATAAATTTGAATAATCCATCAGTGggttatcaattaaattatcatGCAAGCGATTACTTggctttaaaatagttaaatggTAATCAATTTCTATGATATTTTATACAATTgtagtttatattataatatatacaatatagtagtcaaacaatataatttttttaagcaaaatttgaaacttttgacCAAACATTTAAATGGTTCTGCATAAAGggttttatgcatttttataatttaattttaagtttttgttatgttttgtgAGTTTCAGATCATTATTATTtgactattattattattgatgactattttatgtatatatgtatatataatttaactattatcattattgatgattattttatgtatatatgtatatataatttgattattattattattgatgactattttatgtatatatgtatatataatttaactattatcattattgatgattattttatgtatatatgtatatataattttactattattattattgatgactactttttgtatatatgtatacataattttactattattattattattattattgatgactattttattacaaaactatcatttgaaaaagtttcttcTTCTTAATGTATAGTGTAATGTGACGTATTTACTCCtagtatatacattatatatattatatacttttgtgtataattatttttagtataagtaattggaaattaaaaaaacatgattaagcattatataacaatatagtACTAAAGTTATTGTACCATgattccaaaataatttttatgacaaaaatttaaaaaaatagtttctttaaatttacagcacaagtattattttaattctcgttaagtaaaatatttatttattaaaactttttattgttattattctatttattattctatttattaaaactttttttattgactacttttgcattttttgctGAGGAACACATGCAAACAAAACactaaataaatgttataaatgcataaatgttttgtttcgTTATTGTTTACAGAagataaagacatttttttattgtattgtaaaaagCAGTTTTGAATGCATTGAATGCAAAATGCAttgtaaagataaaatttttaaaagataaaataagttaaaacttaaaaaataggtCTTTGATATTGTATgtcttatattatatatgttatatatgtccTATgctatatatgttatatatgtctAATGTTACATATGTCTTGCCTGTGCTTGTTTggttagataattttaaaagtttacaatttataacttctttttttttttgtaagttcttttttataaatgtttgtttgactttacaaatttttctttaatttttttgattgtcatttttatttggtaaaattattctataattattatgctgatctttttttttttaacagactAACATAACAAACGAAAATGTTGAGCAAGTTGCATATAACTTAAATCAAGTCATTAAAAATGGATCgcttacaaatatatatgacatTGATCTGATAAAGCAAGTTATCAgcaatattattagtattaatgCATCATCAGAAATtgtgtgttaatttttttcatttgtattattttataaaaatattgttatatagtttaaaaactaatatgtaaaataatatatgcaattatttataataaatgcaaatagttttaatatatgaggttagttttaatatatgagattagttttaatatatgagattagttttaatatatgaGATTGGTTTTAATATATGagattagttttaatatatgagattagttttaatatatgagattagttttaatatatgcgattatttttattatatgcaattagttttaatatatgaaattttttttagtatatgcaattagttttaatatatgcAATCAGGTTTAATATATGCAGTTAGTTATTATTCTGCAGTTAGTTATTATTCTGCAGTTATTATTCTGTTATTATTCTCAGTTATTATTATCAGTCAGTTATTATTCTGTTAGTTATTATTCAGTTAGTTATTATTCTGCAGTTAGTTATTATTCTGCAGTTATTATTCTGCATTATTATATATGCAGTTAGTTATTATTCTGACTCTATTTTCAGGCTACCAATGCCATTTTGTCAACTGTAGACAGTCTGCTAAGTTCAAATAATGCTTTGATTGAGagtacaaataaaaagtttgactCATCTTctgcatttttgtttcaattgGATGCTTTACCCAAGCAGCAAGTTAATAATTtgacaatatcaaaaaaatcttaaggATTTTCATCATATATAATTGAAGAAAGTCTTAatccaatatatatttattctgtTAATAACAAAGATTCTTTACAAGTAAATATAACATCCCAAAATCTTAccaatattttagaaaacttcTCAGCAACTATCATTCTTCcatcacaacttttttttggaaaaaataactCCCGTGTttattcttttgcttttttaaaaaatacatttttcactCAAGGTGAGGATAGTGTGATTCTGTCAGCCTCAATAAATGGCTTAAATCTTACATACTCTAAAGAACCCATACCAATGACTTTTTCGTCTAATTCAAACGATTCTGGGACAAGAG
Above is a window of Hydra vulgaris chromosome 10, alternate assembly HydraT2T_AEP DNA encoding:
- the LOC136086397 gene encoding uncharacterized protein LOC136086397, with amino-acid sequence MPNYRCCVAGCNNDSRYPDRLLKRSQVTELKFHYFPKDSEKYIISHNKVVCSNLFEFGKPTFASPIPTLYLNIRNAYKESPTKRRKLKKLDLIVESDSNIFSTSLAIESEICDKSIQCNEPIRGSMIFANLTRDSDVQFFTGLANSNIFEMLFSYLQRKENIMHYWKGEKNTTKDLCSPRDLKTIALKSLTLQQEILLVMNRLRSALLTENLAHRFMISTSVVSSVFITWIKLFSLELKWIIHFPNRNIIKRNLPTMFRKYYPKCSVIIDCSELFIETPSSLEIAAACWSNYKHHYTVKYLVGITPDGTVSFLSNYYGGRASNVFIVKDCGFLKYLQPGDQVIADRGFKIKDLLAFYQCNIAIPPSKHTNFQMTYNDVQETSKIANVRIYVEQAIGRMKNFRIFKNEMPVTLLPLCDNIITVCAILTNLMPPLCIDKNKA